gctatatattacccttttcgaaaaggttctgtatagaaccatctatagcgcATTATCCATCAAAGTGAAGagccatttaatgatgcaaagaactctttaatcatgcaattgGTTCTTTGAGgattaatggttctatatagaaccattttcttaaataaataatccttgaagaaccatcaacCATGTTCAGATACAGACCTAGCCAGAGCAAAGCTGAAACTCAATGTGTGAACTAACGGAGCAGGGATCTAATAGATATTTGAACTCCATCTGGGGCCGTTTGTCTCCAAATCAAGGATTCGGCCTTATTATGGCAGAGCAGAGCATATGCTATTGAATGGTGAAATTGACTGTTGTGATGGCTGAGTGAGTATGATGTGCGTGGCCAGGCCGCCACAAACAACATCTCATTCACCTCCCACAGGACAGAGGAGCAATAAATAAGATTTATCATTGCAACACACACCAAAGTCAGCATGCGTGGAAAGTTTATCTTCAAGGTTGTTAACCAACCAACAAACACAGGCTAAGAAAGTCACAGCAGTGACTCTAAAGCTCCAGGCTTTAGAGTAACAATTCTATGGTGAACATGAATCACCTGGAGAAAGGATATATTTCTCAACACTGGGTGACAGGTTCAACTTGCACTATGCCAAGATTGATGAACAAATCAATCTAATCAAATTCACATTAGTCATAATACAGGGATGGTGTGCTGAATATCATTGTGGACCCTTTTGCAGTTAATGGAACTCTCTTGTAGGAAATGAAAGAGGagttgaaaagacaaaaaagatcTTATTGGAAACCTATCTCTACAAATTAATCTTACTAAGGACTTTTACAAATGAGTGAAACATCCCATTAGTGTTCCAGAGTGAGGGCCACGGTGGGAGCGTGCAGCCAGACACAGGCACTGCCTCCGAATAAACTGCATGACAGATTAAAGGTCAGAAGAAGACATTTGATAAACAAATGCCAGTGAGAACATTAGAGCCCTCAGGGATGGCTGTGTTAGCCCTAGAAGGCTGACCATGCTGTTGTGTTGCAGAGAGCACACTTATAGATCAATGAGCATTTCCATTATAAGAATGCAATGGTCAGTGGTTTTCCTTTGGCCTTGGTCATGCAAACAAGCCAAGAGTTGTCACTGGTCCATTACTAATGTGAAATAGATTGAATCAGTCTTAATGAGCAGGTCATGTTACCTGTCAGTGACAATAAGTATAACCCACAAAAAAAGGCCTGGAAGCACTGTGGACCACTCAAGTACTTACATTAAGAGGTGGTTTATTAAGATACATAGCATGACAACAATCCCCTAAAGAATGATCAAGTAAGACAATTGCTATATAAGTGGAATTTCATTTCCCTAATTAatttttattctctctgtgTTGCTGTTAGCAGCGAAAGCCAGTGGTGACTTCTACAACAAGCAGCATTGCCACTTGACAGAATTGACAGCGAAAGGCAACCTGCCCCTGCACACAATGAGGGTGGAGCATGTGGAGCCCACCGCAACCTATGTCACAGAAATCCCCTGCCCCAAGCAGAATGGACAGAAACCTAAGACTGCTAAGGCCCATTTGCCGCATCATGTGGCCTACAGCTCCAACACCATAGCCACACCAGGCATGCTGAAATACTGGGACGGCACAGAGACTGTGGGTCGACGCAAAGCCTACGGCCCAAAGAATCCCTGCCCGGTGAGTCAGATGAACGAGCTCCAAACTGCCCACAGCCACCATTACCTTCCCACACAGCCCTACTTCGTAACCAACAGTAAGACGGAAGTGACCGTTTGAAGGATTGACCTGCCTTCAAGAGGTTATTCACGCCCagagagaatgcagaaaggAAGGAAGCAGAATCAATCGATATCCTAACAGTAAAACTCCAGTCTGCCCCTAGCGAAGTGGCATAACTGCGGAGTTGAGTTGGCTGCACTCTGATTGGCAGCAACGAGAGACCTCACCATGCCAACAACTGATTACAAAAGCAGGAACAATTCAGGACctgttttcagaaaaatgttcactACAGTTCATACCTATTAACAATtgatgatgtgtttgtgttcaaTCCACAACATGATAAAGTTTCAGACAAAAAGGAATGAGATA
This portion of the Pygocentrus nattereri isolate fPygNat1 chromosome 13, fPygNat1.pri, whole genome shotgun sequence genome encodes:
- the shisa9a gene encoding protein shisa-9A isoform X1 — translated: MHNMSQPHPYPALSQLAHVYEQQQPSKELNKYASLKAVAAKASGDFYNKQHCHLTELTAKGNLPLHTMRVEHVEPTATYVTEIPCPKQNGQKPKTAKAHLPHHVAYSSNTIATPGMLKYWDGTETVGRRKAYGPKNPCPVSQMNELQTAHSHHYLPTQPYFVTNSKTEVTV
- the shisa9a gene encoding protein shisa-9A isoform X2 → MHNMSQPHPYPALSQLAHVYEQQQPSKELNKYASLKAVAKASGDFYNKQHCHLTELTAKGNLPLHTMRVEHVEPTATYVTEIPCPKQNGQKPKTAKAHLPHHVAYSSNTIATPGMLKYWDGTETVGRRKAYGPKNPCPVSQMNELQTAHSHHYLPTQPYFVTNSKTEVTV